Proteins from one Camelina sativa cultivar DH55 chromosome 8, Cs, whole genome shotgun sequence genomic window:
- the LOC104705754 gene encoding L-aspartate oxidase, chloroplastic-like, with product MAAYVSVGNIHAFYLEGQVHREQSYRQDSWSSGFSTRTNPFKVPFSWSSGVSKALKSGRCGCYSRGVSTNSESSKLCGSIKAVSASSSTKYYDFTVIGSGVAGLRYVLEVAKQGTVAVITKDEPHESNTNYAQGGVSAVLCPLDSVESHMQDTMVAGAHLCDEETVRVSPLYPALLCAVCCSLPEKLSDTCLSSECLKHGLDITRQPXEDGNLHLAREGGHSHRRIVHAADMTGREIERALLEAARNDPNISVFKHHFAIDLLTSQDGLSTVCYGVDTLNIKTNEVVRFISKVTLLASGGAGHIYPSTTNPLVATGDGMAMAHRAQAVISNMEFVQFHPTALADEGLPIKPQTARENAFLITEAVRGDGGILYNLGMERFMPVYDERAELAPRDVVARSIDDQLKKRKEKYVLLDISHKPREKILAHFPNIASECLKHGLDITRQPIPVVPAAHYMCGGVRAALQGETNVLGLFVAGEVACTGLHGANRLASNSLLEALVFARRAVQPSTDLMKRTKLDLSASEKWTRPVVATARSLGDEVLSKIIALTREVRRELQEVMWKYVGIVRSTIRLNTAERKIAELEAKWETFLFEHGWEQTVVALEACEMRNLFCCAKLVVSSALARHESRGLHYMTDFPFVEESKRIPTIILPSSPTTASWSSRRLQNIRSSSLVDC from the exons ATGGCGGCTTATGTTTCTGTTGGAAACATTCATGCTTTCTATCTTGAGGGGCAGGTACACAGGGAACAAAGTTACCGACAAGATTCATGGAGTTCTGGCTTTTCTACCAGGACAAATCCATTCAAAGTCCCCTTTTCTTG GTCAAGTGGCGTATCTAAGGCATTAAAATCTGGGAGATGTGGTTGTTATTCTCGAGGTGTTTCTACAAACAGTGAAAGCTCAAAACTTTGTGGAAGTATCAAGGCTGTTTCCGCATCTTCTTCgacaaaatattatgatttcactGTGATTGGAAGTGGAGTGGCCGGTCTGCGTTATGTTTTAGAAGTTGCAAAGCAAGGGACAGTTGCAGTGATTACCAAAGATGAGCCTCATGAGAGTAACACAAACTATGCTCAAGGTGGTGTTAGTGCAGTGTTATGCCCTTTGGATTCTGTAGAAAGTCATATGCAGGACACAATGGTCGCCGGTGCTCATCTTTGTGATGAAGAAACCGTAAGAGTAAGTCCACTGTATCCTGCATTGTTATGTGCTGTATGCTGTTCATTGCCTGAGAAACTATCTGATACATGCTTGT CTTCTGAATGTCTTAAACACGGTCTGGATATCACCCGTCAGCCTNGCGAGGATGGAAACTTGCATTTGGCAAGAGAAGGTGGTCACTCGCATCGTAGGATCGTTCATGCAGCTGATATGACaggaagagagattgagagagcttTACTTGAAGCCGCACGTAACGATCCCAACATATCTGTCTTCAAACACCATTTTGCAATCGATCTGCTCACTTCTCAG GACGGTTTGAGCACAGTTTGTTATGGTGTTGACACTTTGAATATCAAAACAAATGAG GTGGTACGCTTTATATCGAAGGTGACACTGCTTGCTTCAGGTGGAGCTGGGCATATCTATCCATCAACCACAAATCCTCTG GTGGCTACTGGAGATGGGATGGCTATGGCTCATCGAGCTCAAGCTGTGATCTCAAATATGGA GTTTGTGCAGTTTCATCCTACTGCCTTAGCCGACGAAGGTCTTCCCATCAAACCACAAACCGCTAGAGAAAACGCGTTCCTCATCACTGAGGCCGTTAGAGGTGATGGTGGCATCCTCTACAATCTAGGAATGGAGCGATTTATGCCCGTATACGATGAGCGAGCTGAGCTTGCTCCAAGAGATGTGGTAGCAAGAAGCATTGATGACCAGCTCAAGAAACGGAAAGAAAAGTATGTGTTACTTGACATAAGCCATAAGCCGAGAGAAAAGATTCTTGCCCATTTCCCCAACATAGCTTCTGAATGTCTTAAACACGGTCTGGATATCACCCGTCAGCCTATCCCGGTTGTCCCTGCAGCTCATTACATGTGTGGAGGAGTTCGTGCTGCTTTACAAGGCGAAACCAATGTCCTTGGATTGTTTGTAGCAGGTGAAGTAGCGTGTACCGGTCTCCATGGGGCAAACCGTCTTGCTAGTAACTCGCTTTTAGAAGCCCTGGTTTTCGCGAGACGGGCAGTTCAGCCTTCAACTGACCTCATGAAACGCACAAAACTTGATCTAAGCGCATCAGAGAAATGGACAAGGCCTGTTGTTGCGACAGCTAGATCGCTAGGAGATGAAGTACTATCAAAGATTATAGCTTTGACTAGAGAAGTGAGAAGAGAGCTTCAGGAAGTGATGTGGAAGTATGTTGGTATCGTCAGATCAACCATTCGGCTCAACACGGCTGAGAGGAAAATCGCAGAGCTAGAAGCGAAATGGGAAACGTTTTTGTTTGAACATGGATGGGAACAGACAGTGGTAGCTCTTGAAGCTTGTGAGATGAGAAACTTATTCTGTTGCGCTAAGCTTGTAGTGAGCAGCGCCCTAGCCAGACATGAAAGCCGCGGTCTTCATTACATGACAGACTTTCCTTTTGTGGAAGAAAGCAAGCGCATTCCGACAATAATTCTCCCGTCTTCTCCTACAACAGCTAGTTGGAGCTCAAGGCGGTTACAGAACATACGCAGCAGCTCACTTGTTGATTGTTAA
- the LOC104705753 gene encoding pentatricopeptide repeat-containing protein At5g14770, mitochondrial-like: MIMIRIWNNYTAKYRFFLSSNYRSFSSIKQPQLPGREETCFLITEHRFVPDLPAPNKNKVYASLFRTLFHLYLSCGRLYGAARTLSAMCNFGVAPDSRLWNSLTHRFSVNDLVRDQVSLIYSKMITCGVSPNVFALNVLIHSLCKVGQLRFAISVLRNRVIGVDTATYNTVISGLCEHGLVDEAYQFLSDMVKKGVMPDTVSYNTLIDGFCKAGNFARAKALVDEISELNLVTHTILISSYYNLHAIEEAYRDMVMSGFDPDVVTFSSIVNRLCKDGKMLEAGLLLREMEEMGVYPNHVTYTTLVDSLFKAKSYRHALALYSQMVVRGIPVDLVVYTVLMDGLFKVGDLREAEKTFKMLLEDNQVPNVVAYTALVDGFCKAGDISSAEFIMTQMLEKSVLPNVVTYSSMINGYVKKGMLEEAVSLMRKMEDQNVVPNGFTYGTVIDGLFKAGKEEVAIEMSKEMRLIGVEENNYILDALVNHLKRIGRSKEVRGLVKDMVSKGVTLDHINYTSLIDVFFKGGDEEAALSWAEEMQEKGMPWDVVSYNVLISGLLKFGKFGADWAYKGMTEKGIEPDVATFNIMMNSQRKLGDLDGILKLWDKMKSCGIKPSLMSCNIVVGMLCEKGKMEEAIDILNQMVFMEIHPNLTTYRIFLDTCSRHKRADAIFETHETLLRYGIKLSRQVYNTLVSTLCKLGMTKKAAMVMEKMKVRGFVPDIVTFNSLMHGYFVGSHVGKALSTYSVMLEAGISPNVVTYNTIIRGLSDAGLIKEVDKWLSEMKSRGMRPDDFTYNALISGQAKIGNKKESMTIYCEMIADGLVPKTSTYNVLISEFAKVGKMLQARELMKEMGKRGVSPNTSTYCTMISGLCRLCTHPEVEWNRKPMYLAEAKGLLKEMIEEKGYIPCSQTIHWISAAFSKPGMKVDAERFLKECYKKKNARFSNS, encoded by the coding sequence CTCTCTTTCGCACACTCTTTCACCTCTACTTAAGCTGCGGGAGGCTTTACGGAGCAGCGAGGACGCTCTCTGCGATGTGCAACTTCGGCGTTGCTCCGGATTCGCGTCTCTGGAATAGTCTGACTCATCGTTTCAGTGTCAATGATTTGGTACGCGACCAGGTATCGTTGATTTACAGCAAGATGATAACTTGTGGAGTTTCTCCAAATGTTTTTGCTCTCAATGTGTTGATTCATTCTTTGTGCAAAGTTGGTCAATTGAGATTTGCGATTAGTGTACTTAGAAATAGAGTCATCGGCGTTGATACTGCTACTTATAACACTGTGATTTCGGGTTTGTGTGAACATGGTTTGGTTGACGAGGCTTATCAGTTTCTATCTGATATGGTGAAGAAAGGCGTAATGCCTGATACGGTTAGCTACAATACTCTGATTGATGGGTTTTGTAAAGCTGGGAACTTTGCTAGAGCCAAGGCTTTGGTTGACGAAATCTCGGAACTAAACCTTGTCACTCATACTATACTCATAAGCTCTTACTACAATCTCCATGCCATTGAAGAAGCTTACAGGGATATGGTTATGAGTGGGTTTGATCCGGATGTGGTTACTTTTAGTTCGATTGTTAACAGACTGTGCAAAGACGGGAAAATGCTGGAAGCGGGATTGTTACTGAGGGAAATGGAGGAGATGGGTGTATATCCGAACCATGTAACTTATACTACTCTTGTTGATTCGTTATTTAAAGCAAAAAGTTACCGCCATGCTTTGGCTCTTTACAGTCAAATGGTTGTGCGTGGGATTCCTGTAGATTTAGTTGTATATACTGTTTTGATGGATGGTCTGTTTAAGGTTGGAGACCTTAGGGAGGCTGAGAAAACATTTAAGATGCTTTTGGAAGATAACCAAGTTCCAAATGTGGTTGCATATACGGCTTTGGTAGATGGGTTCTGCAAAGCGGGTGATATAAGCAGTGCAGAATTTATCATGACGCAGATGttagagaaaagtgttcttCCGAATGTTGTAACCTACTCTAGTATGATAAACGGGTATGTGAAGAAAGGGATGCTCGAAGAAGCTGTTAGTCTTATGAGGAAAATGGAAGACCAAAATGTTGTGCCGAATGGTTTTACTTATGGTACAGTAATTGATGGCTTGTTTAAGGCAGGGAAAGAAGAAGTTGCTATTGAAATGAGTAAGGAGATGAGGCTGATTGGGGTGGAGGAAAACAACTACATACTTGATGCTCTGGTGAACCACTTGAAGAGAATTGGTAGGAGTAAGGAAGTTAGGGGATTAGTCAAAGACATGGTATCTAAAGGAGTGACACTGGATCATATTAACTACACATCTTTAATTGATGTGTTCTTCAAAGGAGGAGACGAAGAAGCTGCTCTCTCTTGGGCTGAAGAAATGCAAGAGAAAGGGATGCCATGGGATGTTGTTTCTTACAATGTCTTAATCAGTGGGCTGTTGAAGTTTGGCAAATTCGGAGCTGACTGGGCCTACAAAGGAATGACAGAGAAGGGTATAGAACCAGATGTTGCTACATTTAACATAATGATGAATTCACAACGAAAGCTAGGGGATTTGGATGGTATCCTTAAGCTTTGGGATAAGATGAAGAGTTGTGGAATAAAACCGAGTCTGATGAGTTGCAATATTGTGGTTGGAATGCTATGTGAAAAGGGTAAAATGGAGGAAGCAATTGACATATTGAATCAAATGGTGTTTATGGAAATCCATCCTAACTTAACGACGTATCGAATTTTTCTCGACACGTGTTCAAGGCATAAAAGAGCTGACGCTATATTTGAAACTCACGAGACACTCTTGCGTTATGGAATTAAACTTAGTAGGCAAGTTTACAACACTCTCGTTTCAACTCTGTGCAAACTAGGTATGACGAAAAAGGCAGCTATGGTTATGGAGAAAATGAAAGTGAGAGGCTTTGTTCCTGATATTGTGACGTTCAATTCCCTTATGCATGGGTACTTCGTGGGCAGTCACGTAGGAAAAGCTCTTTCGACATATTCCGTTATGTTGGAAGCAGGAATATCCCCGAATGTTGTAACCTATAATACTATAATAAGAGGTCTTTCTGATGCTGGGCTAATAAAAGAGGTGGACAAATGGCTGAGTGAGATGAAGAGTAGAGGTATGCGTCCTGACGATTTTACATACAATGCTTTAATTTCTGGTCAGGCTAAGATAGGGAATAAGAAAGAAAGTATGACGATATATTGTGAGATGATTGCGGATGGGTTGGTACCAAAAACCAGCACTTATAATGTGCTTATCAGTGAATTTGCTAAAGTTGGGAAGATGCTTCAGGCAAGAGAGCTAATGAAGGAGATGGGTAAGAGAGGAGTGAGCCCCAACACTTCGACTTATTGTACTATGATATCTGGTTTGTGCAGACTTTGCACTCATCCAGAAGTTGAGTGGAATAGAAAACCAATGTACTTGGCAGAGGCAAAAGGATTGCTAAAAGAGATGATCGAAGAAAAGGGATATATTCCGTGTAGTCAAACTATTCACTGGATAAGTGCTGCTTTTTCTAAACCTGGAATGAAGGTTGATGCTGAAAGATTCTTAAAGGAGtgttacaagaaaaagaatgcTCGTTTCTCAAATTCGTGA